One genomic segment of Rubripirellula tenax includes these proteins:
- the dapB gene encoding 4-hydroxy-tetrahydrodipicolinate reductase, with protein MSNQIQLAVHGAAGRMGRRVVALAAEDKDIQITAAIDHADNGLIGQDAGLVAGIAALDVLLSPDWPNYASVMIDFSLPVAVDGCVAKCVAAKMPLVIATTGLNDVQKEAIAAAAKLIPIVWAPSMSTAVNLTMKVAQQITETLKHVAGGVDIEIIERHHRFKADAPSGTALRFGELIAEKMDGDVKHVHGREGETGQRTRNEIGYHAVRVGDNPGEHTIVFGMMGERIEINVAASNRDCYASGAIAAAKFLQGKPAGLYSMFDVLGLS; from the coding sequence ATGAGCAATCAAATACAACTTGCCGTTCACGGCGCCGCGGGTCGAATGGGTCGTCGCGTGGTGGCGCTTGCCGCCGAAGATAAAGACATTCAAATCACCGCTGCTATCGACCATGCCGACAACGGCTTGATCGGGCAAGACGCCGGGCTGGTTGCGGGTATCGCCGCGTTGGACGTCTTGCTGTCGCCCGACTGGCCGAATTACGCCAGCGTGATGATCGATTTCTCGTTGCCCGTCGCCGTCGATGGCTGTGTCGCCAAGTGCGTCGCGGCCAAGATGCCGTTGGTGATCGCGACAACGGGGCTCAACGATGTGCAAAAAGAGGCGATCGCCGCCGCCGCGAAACTGATCCCGATCGTGTGGGCGCCCAGCATGTCGACGGCGGTCAATTTGACGATGAAGGTGGCTCAGCAGATCACCGAAACGTTGAAGCATGTCGCCGGCGGCGTCGACATCGAAATCATCGAACGGCATCACCGCTTCAAAGCCGACGCGCCCAGTGGCACGGCGCTGCGATTCGGCGAACTGATCGCTGAAAAGATGGACGGCGACGTCAAGCACGTCCACGGTCGCGAAGGCGAAACCGGTCAGCGAACGCGAAACGAGATCGGCTACCACGCGGTGCGTGTCGGTGACAACCCGGGCGAACATACGATCGTCTTCGGCATGATGGGCGAGCGAATCGAAATCAATGTCGCGGCCAGCAACCGTGATTGCTACGCATCAGGCGCGATCGCCGCAGCCAAATTTTTGCAAGGCAAACCGGCCGGGCTGTACAGCATGTTTGACGTACTGGGATTGTCGTAA